From Melanotaenia boesemani isolate fMelBoe1 chromosome 12, fMelBoe1.pri, whole genome shotgun sequence, a single genomic window includes:
- the LOC121650553 gene encoding oocyte zinc finger protein XlCOF19-like, with protein MSKAPTASEKSDITCNAVKIVFSCFECGKEFLSKWSLQRHMRSHPVNRSSRCLTKNECLKVSQKLDPKMRAHTGEKPFGCDVCGKRFTKHFHLKRHMRVHTGEKPFGCDVCGKRFTIHCNLKQHMRVHTGEKPFGCEVCGKRYKQHCDLKTHMRVHTGEKPFGCSVCGKRYKQHSHLKGHLRVHTGEKPFRCDVCGKRYKQHCNLKRHMRVHTGEKPFGCEVCGKRFTIHCNLKTHKRVHTGEKPFICEPLG; from the exons ATGAGCAAGGCACCAACGGCAAGTGAAAAAAGCGATATAACATGTAATGCTGTCAAAATAGTCTTCAGCTGCTTTGAATGTGGAAAAGAATTTCTTTCTAAGTGGTCTCTCCAAAGACACATGAGAAGTCATCCAGTAAACAGGTCATCCAGGTGTCTGACAAAGAATGAGTGTTTGAAAGTGAGTCAAAAATTAGATCCAAAGATGAGAgcccacacaggagagaaaccatttggttgtgatgtttgtggtaaaaggtTTACAAAGCATTTTCATCTTAAACGacacatgagagtccacacaggagagaagccatttggttgtgatgtttgtggtaaaaggtTTACAATACATTGTAATCTTAAACAacacatgagagtccacacaggagagaagccaTTTGGTTGTGAAGTTTGTGGTAAAAGGTATAAGCAGCATTGCGATCTTAAAACacacatgagagtccacacaggagagaagccaTTTGGTTGTAGTGTTTGTGGTAAAAGGTATAAGCAGCATAGCCATCTTAAAGGACACTtgagagtccacacaggagagaagccatttcgttgtgatgtttgtggtaaaaggtATAAGCAGCATTGTAATCTTAAAAGacacatgagagtccacacaggagagaagccaTTTGGTTGTGAAGTTTGTGGTAAAAG gtTTACAATACATTGTAATCTTAAAACACACAagagagtccacacaggagagaaaccatttATCTGTGAACCTCTGGGTTAA
- the LOC121650560 gene encoding zinc finger protein 431-like, with product MRVHTGEKPFGCDVCGKRFTIHCNLKQHMRVHTGEKPFGCEVCGKRYKQHSHLKEHIRVHTGEKPFGCSACGKRYKQHCHLKEHMRGHTGEKPFGCDVCGKRFTIHCNLKRHMRVHTGKKSFGCEVCGKRYKQHCYLKTHMRVHTGEKPFGCDVCGKRFTIHCNLKRHMRVHTGEKPFGCEVCGKRFTIHDLKQTMALVLEAAEPEQTVALASAAAEPKLTVAVASDTSESKQTGELEPTQET from the exons atgagagtccacacaggagagaagccatttggttgtgatgtttgtggtaaaaggtTTACAATACATTGTAATCTTAAACAacacatgagagtccacacaggagagaagccaTTCGGTTGTGAAGTTTGTGGTAAAAGGTATAAACAGCATAGCCATCTTAAAGAACACATaagagtccacacaggagagaagccaTTTGGTTGTAGTGCTTGTGGTAAAAGGTATAAGCAGCATTGCCATCTTAAAGAACACATGAGAggccacacaggagagaaaccatttggttgtgatgtttgtggtaaaaggtTTACAATACATTGTAATCTTAAACGacacatgagagtccacacaggaaAGAAGTCATTTGGTTGTGAAGTTTGTGGTAAAAGGTATAAGCAGCATTGCTATCTTAAAACacacatgagagtccacacaggagagaaaccatttggttgtgatgtttgtggtaaaaggtTTACAATACATTGTAATCTTAAACGacacatgagagtccacacaggagagaagccaTTTGGTTGTGAAGTTTGTGGTAAAAG GTTTACAATACATG ACCTGAAGCAGACCATGGCATTGgtgttggaggctgcagagcCGGAGCAGACAGTGGCATTGGCGTCGGCGGCCGCAGAGCCAAAGCTGACCGTTGCAGTGGCGTCGGACACCTCAGAGTCAAAGCAGACAGGGGAACTGGAGCCAACACAGGAAACTTGA